The following proteins are encoded in a genomic region of Entelurus aequoreus isolate RoL-2023_Sb linkage group LG01, RoL_Eaeq_v1.1, whole genome shotgun sequence:
- the LOC133645886 gene encoding uncharacterized protein LOC133645886: MATSHSGSSKTSVSTASAALVRAKAEAAKVRASYASQEAKLKMEEAKLKLEKASRDAHNQLETTRISTELEVLTLQREADAAEAEAQVWEWATAAQSTGDDRKTESEKAKIERTSEYVQSQIDLQQLLASPAALCPAINKQPCPLTQSTINTWHLDENTPYMQPSPNKINFKSDKESHFSTPNLNKPVKATTNFEEKRQPGSNIHAPPYVPRQFPQASMPSSVEPLAHYLATRDLITSGLYYFADKPEDYRAWESSFTTAVSGAHLTTTQELDLMTKWLGKESGEHVRRIRSMYVNHPELALHKAWERLRDCYAAPEIIEKSLFDRLDNFPKISNKDNAKLRELGDLLMEIQGFKEDGYVTGLSYLDTSRGIRPIVDKLPYSLQEKWTSSGFLYKEHNNSCFPPFHYFCVFVCNEAKKRNDPSFTHQYNTTANPDKHIAKSFNPNRPISVHKTDILTTNSEPNECCPLHNKPHPLKRCRTFRNKSLDDRKAFLKEKGMCFKCCSSVSHLAKHCQSSVRCYECGSTHHEAAMHPGPSPQMAKAPPHLKENGGEGEEQYNMPDVSTSCTDVCGQGQWGRSCSKICLTKMYHKDFKDKAIKAYVILDDQSNRSLARPELFKMFNVDSKPIPYHLRTCSGLVEAHGREAEGFQIESLDGKVLISLPTLLECQEIPNNRNEIPTLTAVLHQPHLHHIAKHISELDPDAQILLLLGRDVIRAHKVRQQVNGPHNAPFAQRLDLGWVVMGEVCLGNTHKPTINSMNTNVWENGRHSIFQPCTSVMCVKKQQTFNQSCKSQERMLGSTVFNQTDHDNKPAPSMDDLLFLKIMDIHTYRDGSNNCVAPPPPTLAQRMGLVAPPAGSPSEDQWTRVKTRSLQQRESEQPCSICREAFCLQPQVLLSCSLVFHKACLQAFERFSGRKCCPMCRREQYETCVIHDAARLFRNQCATRIQAFWRGYIVRKWCRNIRRNVCPKDKRLRRKFYKAKDCKVSSKLVIISVALQDHIRRNLLEPEFLLSDPLLKYRSKTPLRQRGKQKDVQRPELPEEREYVLGPPPPPPGEFTEKDLYTKQWKQVQAFANQFWSRWRRKYLPSLQQRQKWNMSQRNLQEEDLVLLKDKQAARNYWPMAMVTATFPRIDNLVRKVEVKTTDQGTPKTFLRPVTEVVLLLPKD, from the coding sequence ATGGCGACAAGTCACAGTGGAAGCAGCAAAACGTCAGTATCCACAGCAAGCGCAGCTCTTGTTAGAGCTAAAGCAGAAGCCGCCAAAGTGCGAGCGTCATACGCAAGCCAAGAAGCTAAGctaaaaatggaagaagctaagctAAAACTGGAAAAGGCCTCCAGAGACGCTCATAATCAATTAGAAACAACGAGAATAAGCACAGAATTAGAAGTGCTTACATTACAACGAGAAGCAGACGCAGCTGAGGCGGAAGCTCAAGTATGGGAGTGGGCTACGGCAGCACAATCCACAGGCGATGACAGGAAAACTGAATCTGAAAAGGCAAAAATTGAACGCACCAGTGAATACGTTCAATCACAGATCGACCTTCAACAGCTGTTGGCATCACCAGCTGCCTTGTGTCCAGCAATAAATAAGCAACCGTGTCCGTTAACACAATCTACCATCAACACCTGGCATCTGGATGAAAATACTCCATATATGCAACCCAGTCCTAATAAAATAAACTTTAAGAGCGATAAAGAATCCCACTTTTCCACACCAAACTTAAATAAGCCAGTTAAAGCTACAACAAACTTTGAAGAAAAAAGACAACCTGGCTCAAACATACATGCTCCGCCCTATGTTCCCCGACAGTTTCCACAAGCCAGCATGCCGTCTTCAGTTGAACCGTTGGCCCACTATTTGGCAACACGAGATCTCATCACCTCAGGACTGTACTACTTCGCAGATAAACCAGAAGATTATCGCGCGTGGGAGTCGTCATTCACTACAGCGGTCAGCGGTGCTCACCTCACAACAACCCAAGAACTAGACCTCATGACAAAGTGGCTTGGTAAGGAGTCTGGAGAACATGTGAGACGCATCCGCTCAATGTATGTAAACCATCCAGAACTGGCTCTACACAAAGCATGGGAGAGACTGCGTGACTGTTATGCTGCTCCTGAAATAATTGAAAAATCACTATTTGATCGGCTGgacaatttccccaaaatttctaATAAAGACAACGCTAAGCTACGTGAACTGGGAGATTTGCTCATGGAAATTCAAGGTTTCAAGGAGGACGGCTATGTCACCGGCTTGTCCTATCTGGATACGTCACGAGGAATTAGGCCGATTGTGGACAAGCTTCCTTATAGCCTTCAGGAAAAATGGACGTCTTCTGGGTTTTTGTACAAAGAACATAATAACAGTTGCTTCCCTCCCTTCCACTACTTCTGTGTTTTTGTGTGCAACGAGGCAAAGAAACGAAACGACCCCAGTTTCACCCACCAATACAATACAACTGCTAACCCTgacaaacacattgcaaaaagtttTAACCCCAACAGACCCATCTCAGTGCACAAAACAGACATTTTAACAACCAATAGTGAACCCAATGAATGTTGTCCTCTACACAACAAACCACACCCCCTTAAGAGATGCAGGACATTCCGAAACAAATCCCTGGATGATAGAAAGGCCTTTTTGAAGGAAAAAGggatgtgttttaaatgttgttCCTCAGTTTCACATCTCGCCAAACACTGCCAGTCTTCTGTGAGGTGTTATGAATGTGGAAGCACTCATCACGAGGCAGCAATGCATCCTGGTCCATCCCCTCAAATGGCCAAGGCTCCTCCACATCTGAAAGAGAATGGCGGGGAGGGAGAAGAACAGTATAACATGCCTGATGTTAGCACAAGCTGTACAGATGTTTGCGGTCAAGGTCAGTGGGGGCGCTCATGCTCAAAAATATGCCTTACTAAAATGTACCATAAAGACTTCAAGGACAAGGCCATCAAAGCCTATGTAATTCTGGATGACCAAAGTAATCGATCATTGGCAAGACCAGAATTGTTTAAAATGTTCAATGTGGACAGCAAACCAATCCCCTATCATCTCAGAACTTGTTCTGGCCTTGTAGAAGCACACGGCAGGGAGGCTGAGGGTTTCCAGATTGAGTCCCTAGACGGTAAAGTTCTCATCTCACTTCCAACACTCCTCGAGTGTCAAGAGATTCCAAATAATCGGAATGAGATCCCAACACTAACTGCAGTTTTGCATCAACCCCATCTCCATCACATTGCCAAACACATCTCTGAATTGGACCCAGATGCCCAAATACTCCTGCTCCTTGGAAGAGATGTAATCAGGGCACACAAGGTCAGACAGCAAGTAAATGGACCACACAACGCTCCTTTTGCACAACGTCTGGATTTAGGCTGGGTGGTGATGGGAGAAGTGTGTTTAGGCAATACACACAAACCAACAATTAATTCAATGAATACAAACGTATGGGAAAATGGACGTCATTCCATCTTTCAACCCTGCACCAGCGTCATGTGTGTTAAGAAGCAACAAACCTTCAACCAGTCCTGCAAATCACAAGAAAGAATGCTGGGATCAACAGTTTTCAACCAAACTGATCATGACAACAAACCCGCTCCATCAATGGATGACCTCCTCTTTCTAAAGATCATGGACATTCACACCTACAGAGATGGATCCAACAATTGTGTCGCTCCACCTCCTCCAACTTTGGCTCAGAGGATGGGCTTGGTGGCCCCGCCTGCGGGCAGTCCGAGTGAGGACCAGTGGACGCGGGTGAAGACCAGGTCACTCCAGCAGCGGGAGTCCGAGCAGCCTTGTTCAATATGCAGAGAGGCTTTCTGCCTTCAGCCTCAGGTGCTGCTGTCCTGCTCCCTCGTCTTCCACAAAGCATGTCTGCAGGCCTTCGAGAGGTTCTCTGGGAGAAAGTGCTGCCCGATGTGCAGGAGGGAGCAGTACGAAACGTGTGTGATCCACGATGCTGCGCGCCTCTTTCGCAACCAGTGTGCCACCAGAATCCAGGCTTTCTGGCGAGGCTACATTGTACGGAAGTGGTGCAGGAATATTCGGAGAAACGTCTGCCCAAAAGACAAACGCCTGCGCCGTAAATTCTATAAAGCAAAGGATtgtaaagtaagcagcaagttgGTGATCATCTCAGTGGCCCTTCAGGATCACATCAGAAGGAACCTTCTAGAGCCAGAGTTCTTGCTTTCTGACCCCCTGCTGAAGTACAGAAGCAAAACACCTTTAAGGCAGAGAGGGAAGCAAAAGGATGTGCAGAGACCAGAACTTCCAGAGGAGCGAGAATATGTACTTGGtcctcctccacctccacctGGAGAATTCACAGAGAAGGACCTTTACACCAAACAATGGAAGCAAGTGCAAGCATTTGCAAACCAGTTTTGGAGCCGATGGAGAAGGAAGTACCTTCCTTCTTTGCAACAGAGACAGAAATGGAATATGTCACAGCGAAATCTTCAAGAAGAAGATCTGGTTCTCCTCAAGGACAAGCAAGCTGCTCGTAACTACTGGCCTATGGCCATGGTCACCGCCACGTTCCCCAGGATCGACAATTTGGTCAGGAAGGTCGAAGTGAAGACTACAGACCAAGGAACCCCAAAAACATTTCTGAGACCAGTAACAGAAGTTGTTTTACTCCTGCCCAAAGATTAG